The window aattgcgtgatgatatggatgaactggtttgatgcagaaaaattcTTCAAAGTCAGATTCCTAAGTGCAACGATAgaagcgtgctgataacgtattgtggtctattttatctgacaatgAGAAAGAAAGCCGATGgcaaagagaagagaaagatgtgtgtgttgaattgtaggggaatgtgtgtgttgttatccctcctcttcggattccaactgggggtcctcatccaattccaaattggaagcaaaatgggcgcaaatgagacgaaaagatgaggagtctgatgaagaagttcaagtaaggtgcaacaaacaaaatatatcaGCAACCATAGCTGCAGTCATAGTGTGTCagccaactgaggaacaacctcaatggggtggctctaTTACTGGTCGCTattacaaaccacgaaacagagCGATGTCACATGCCAATCTGAtaaacaactacttcaaccccaactcggtgtacacaGAGGAGAATTTCAGACGTCGCTTCCAGATGAGGAGTCATGTCTTCGAGCGTTTACTTCGTGATGTCCAGCaagtcaatccatactttcgacagAAACGGGACAGAGCAGGCCGCCCTGGTTTCTCATctcatcagaaggttactgTTGCACTTCGAATGATGGTTTATGGCTCCCCAACTGATTAGATGGATGAAACCCATGGTATttctgagtctacatgccttgatactcttCAACAATTCtgtgacacaattgttcaggttcacaaagacgagtacctctgcgagccaaatcaagaagatctaAATCGGCTCATTCGCAAAGCTGAAAACCGTGGGTTTCCAAGCATGATAGGAtcattagactgcatgcattAGGATTGGAAGAACTGTCCCACCGGATGGCAAGAAGGCTTTAGCAGAAGGTTGAGAAAGCCAACTGttgtgttagaggcggttgcctcatatgacacatggatttggcatgctttctttggagttcctggatcccaaaatgacattacagttcttgTGCGTTCACCCTTCTTCAATAACTTGACAGAAGGTAAAGCACCTCAACTTCactactacatcaacaaccGTCAATACAAgatggggtattacttggcagatggcatctacccaaagtgggcgacacttgtctaagaaattccaaaccctaggaatgaTGCAGcaaagttgtttaccttacaccaagagccataccggaaagatgttgagagagctttcggtattctacaagcacggtgGAAGATTATTAGCGAACcggcaagagggtggagtcgagaaaatttggactccatcatgatgtctcgcatcatattacacaatatgatagtggaggatgagcgagatgggtatattgatggagagtccgatgacgaccaagaagatccaaataggtcaagaagggctcatgcaaaaatatatgatgggcctaatttgcctttcaatccaagaactggtagtatctctataaatgggtacatgaggcgctatagaatgatacgttctcatgccacaaacaagtacctacaacatgatcttgttgcacatctttggaccaaaagaagcatggagtaggcgtttaagttttatgttgttaaatgttttttaaaatgttgtttaagtttcaagttgttaaatgttttttttttatgttgtataatttgtatgttggttaatgttatttaatgttatttcatattgtttaatgttgtttcatgttacttaatttaatttaatgttgtataatggcttaggaagttataggaaaaaaaaagatgaaacaaattttgtgaaatataagttataggataaaaatagaatttaaaataaaataaagcaactatgtgaaatagaagttataggaaaaaatggaatttaaacaaaaaatgaaacaaattttgtaaaataaaagttataggaaaaaatagaatttaaaatatatatatatatattaaaaatagaagttataggaaaaattttgtaaataaaaaataataataaaactataaaaaaaaattcaaatgcaacggctagttGACATCAGCTAgctgttgcatttgaattttttttcttaagcattatacatttatattaaataatataaacacattcctgtcagttataaccgacaggaaaactgaattttctggccagccctctagccctctccgaTTCCGTGAGGCCCTATCAGATTCCAGAGCCCTCTGGCCTAATCTTCGGTtagagacggttttcgggctattttcggccctctggacccttcggttggagatagcctaaagggagagaagatattccttcatCCCTAGGGAATACAAGATATAATAGGAaatgataactagaatcaaatctaatgtaggatttacacaatcatacttaaactaggaatgtttataacaattttcttattttaggtcataaaatcaaccttttccaaaactttgtttcaagtaattaattaggatttgattttataaattattttaataatctCTGTGGAAaacaaccttacttgagccgtttgtactacaattaccttgttctcttgcaagtattttttaagtatttttatccctacttttgtaactaataaaaatcctatcagtaactgtttaggcccaaaatattattttgggccgagCTGAGAGTCATTCTAGGCCCAGTAACTTCCATCTAGAATTTTGTCATAGGCTGTTTAGTCAAGGTCGGCCGAATCCTGTTGCCAGAAGGATTGGTTTAGATAAATGAGAGATAGTCGAACCCTAGTACAACAAGGAGACTTAAAGCTGAAGGTGCTTAGAATTAGGAATGAATCTGGTTTGTTAAAGAGTGtggttcaaagtcctatagGAGTTAGGATTGGTCGAAACCTGATCAGATTGGGATGAGGAGTCCTAATCCGAGTACATCTCTAGTTTAGCCATGAGGGGGGTTcgttgctataaatagagaagggagtgcatcattcaaggccccttcaaatcaacacaaaaaATTGTCATGCaaaagcttctcaacaaccttTGAGATTTCATCATTTTCCCCTTTCTTcccaccaacacatcttcaatttggataaatagcactataaaggcaaccggcgacatcttcagtttggatagacagTAGTGGAGTCGtaaaatcagccgaccgaggagcaccttcagtttggatagacatCACTGCTTCAAGGctgactggttatttatccaaatctcagtcgacaaggattttcgagtccttaTTGGTAGAgatcatctcatcagccttctcagCTAAGTGAGGTGTTATAGGTTACTAGGCTCGACATATTGAATATCGAGTTTTgctttatgattggatattcacaagtataTTTTAGAGTTCGGCACTCCAACGGTCAAACCACATTTACCGTCAAGACATTTATCTCTTTCGAgtatttgtgtccgtatagtctgaTACCAGTTCGGCATACTTATACTCTCATGAATATAATTACTAAGACCGAGCCAagcgccgacgatttgtgaacttcccagaactagcaaccttgtcttaaTGCTCTAGAAACCAAAGACCGAGGCATGTTCCTTCCTTGGCCACAATCGCAAGATTAAGAAGCTAGCAACGCACCTAatgcacatcaacatattttactccctaGCCAAGCTCGACCGATGAGTGAGTTGGCACGCACTGCACACAACCGAagaacgtagttagcttattagttactcggcctgcgcaccACTCAGGCTTGAtagtttttagagtcaacagtaACATTTTGTTATTTAGATATAATTCATGATTGGTTCTTACAATTTAAACTCATCATTATACAACATTATCTCCAATATTAGAAAGCCAAAACCACATAACCACACTTTGGTGTCTCAAGTTTCACCAAAAGTAATTAGACTAGAAAGtccttaaaacaaaaaaaaaattctaaagggtaaattacattttgcccctgtagacattgaaatttcagtgaaataaatgttgaccaatgtattaaattacaacctttattcatttcacctacatcacacactcatttcacctacaacttccatttacttcaccaacctcacacacttatttcacctacctCAAACACTCATTTCACCcacaacttccacttacttcaccaacctcacacatttatttcacctacatcacacacttacttcacctaccaactccatttatttcacctacaacatccactcacttcaccaaaaaaaaatggatggtggtgattcactctcaaagcctacaaataggcttctccatagagagaaaaggaaggagaatttacatcacaccaaaaccttgaagccttgaaactctaaagctctcaagcaaatcccgaaggaccaagaaaacactcttcattcttcgtcaaatcctccttcaagattaagccctaACGGCCCTTAAACAACTtacaccaactcaagatcaagccccgacggcccttgaagaaagtgttcatcgttcatcatccgtttaTCCTAaaatcaagccccaacgaccctttagatcaacaacctcaacaaatccacacattcAATCGTTCTTCAacattaagcccaaaagcccttgaagagccgctcatccatcaaccttcaagatcaagcccaaaagcccttgaagaaatccacacaaccattattcaagatcaagcccaaaagccccctTGAAGACCCGTTCATCAACCTtcaaagatcaagccctgaaggccccttgaagaacttccaccaactcaagatcaagccccgacggcccttgaagaaagtgttcatcgttcatcatccgttcatcctaagatcaagccccaacggccctttggatcaacaacctcaacaaatgcacacatccaatcgttcttcaagattaagcccataagcccttgaagattcgctcatccatcaaccttcaagatcaagcccaaaagccctttgAAGAAATctgcacaaccattattcaagatcaagcccaaaagcctccTTGAAGACCCGTTCATCAACCTtcaaagatcaagccctgaaggccccttgaagaaacttccatcaaccttcaagatcaagccccaacgacccttgaagaaacttcaaaTCGTTCATCCAggatcaagcctcgacgaccTTTGGATCAATCGCACATCCACAAATCAACACCTTACAGAGATCGAATCAgatgatcaaattacaaagagattgtaactccaaaatcattaattaatacaaaatatattttgtacacgtgttcttgtttcaggaatttttcgtgtttacaaatttggcacgcccggtgggacaatctctacctcttATCTCTTTCTCCGTTCAAGAAAACCAAAGCAgacctccaaaatcaatggcatcaagcaagggacaagccgttcttgcaaccaccaagggaagtAGCATGAGCACTTCCACCACGAATGGAGCATCCATTGGTGCCACAACCACTCCTCAATATGTCGCTGCAAAGTTGATACCGCTAAGCAAGCAAAATGAGCATCAAAGGCGCAAGTCGGTCATCAACCTGACCTTGTTGGGTGCATCGAAGCATGCTGCTAAGGAACACAAGATGACATCCCAAAATGACCAATGGGGTTCTTCATCAGCACCctggatgtctgaaggaaagtcgtgtctattggttgcacaagtcatgaccatcggcgtcacctctgttgaagaacaactggctcaaatgagtgaagcaattgcaaagctcacacggactgtgaaAGAGAAGGATTTGCAGATCGCCGCACTTATCAACCAACTAGATACGCTGCTCGACGTGAAAATCAACCCAAATGTTGGtccattaaagaaagaagtcgacgaagaagatgagcctccagtggagaaagttgaagagaagcttAAACTAGACCAAGCAACAAcgttcatgggatctctctatccagcagctacaagAAATGATCGCAAGCACCATCAAGACACAATACGAAGGAAGCTCACATGACTCCGTACtatactcaaagccttactccaagaagattgatactttgaagatgccaataggttatcagcccccaaaattcatgcagttcgatggaaaaggca of the Pyrus communis chromosome 1, drPyrComm1.1, whole genome shotgun sequence genome contains:
- the LOC137725555 gene encoding uncharacterized protein, encoding MRRKDEESDEEVQVRCNKQNISATIAAVIVCQPTEEQPQWGGSITGRYYKPRNRAMSHANLINNYFNPNSVYTEENFRRRFQMRSHVFERLLRDVQQVNPYFRQKRDRAGRPGFSSHQKVTVALRMMVHKDEYLCEPNQEDLNRLIRKAENRGFPSMIGSLDCMH